One part of the Candidatus Bathyarchaeota archaeon genome encodes these proteins:
- a CDS encoding amidophosphoribosyltransferase has product MRTQFEKGPNIGCGIFGAINYENQPVFPYVYWGLRAQNHRGHQSHGFLTYNNKQFFSYKNLDLVPKVKSNAINEWFGRLPGSIGIGNVRYTTSGKCDEVSIIQGTQPVTASFGNIKLALSFNGNIVNTMPLKKEIIENFSDFLYNCDSDIVCHKMLLALKQGKDLKEAAKYVMESLDGAFSVTGVTGEGDFFAFKDPHGIKPLCAGHDPETKTFAFSSETASLDMNSFVRDFELNPGEFVLATKDGFKRSQLIKNPRPAFCAFEYAYFARPDSIFDGKYVYEVREEYGRNIVRENPDIVAEGDIIMSVPETGDDSAMGVHEESGLRWERASRRHRYVTERAFILLNMERYSTIDKKINILGAKVKDKNVIITEDSIVRGDTTKVIIEKMRRAGAKKVYVFVTFPRIIGPCFYGIDMSSYGQLVGSRHNAAEIAKIIGADGVCYQSLDGLIRASGHTENELCLACITGKYPTPCAQKMADAMKKRFMEGYEEKGRIYESEDVQP; this is encoded by the coding sequence ATGCGTACTCAATTCGAGAAGGGACCAAACATAGGCTGCGGCATCTTTGGGGCAATAAACTATGAAAACCAGCCCGTCTTCCCCTACGTTTACTGGGGACTAAGGGCACAGAACCATCGAGGACACCAATCACATGGCTTCCTCACCTACAACAACAAGCAGTTCTTTTCCTACAAGAACCTTGACCTTGTTCCGAAAGTGAAAAGCAACGCCATAAACGAGTGGTTTGGGCGCTTGCCAGGCTCCATAGGCATCGGCAACGTCCGATACACAACCTCGGGCAAATGCGACGAAGTATCCATCATCCAGGGCACCCAGCCTGTAACGGCCTCCTTTGGCAACATCAAACTCGCGCTTTCCTTCAACGGCAACATCGTCAACACCATGCCCCTCAAAAAAGAGATCATTGAGAATTTCTCCGATTTCCTCTACAACTGCGACTCCGACATCGTCTGCCACAAAATGCTCCTAGCCCTCAAGCAGGGAAAAGATTTGAAGGAGGCAGCTAAATACGTGATGGAGAGCCTCGACGGAGCCTTCTCGGTGACGGGCGTCACTGGCGAAGGAGACTTTTTCGCCTTCAAAGACCCCCATGGCATAAAACCGCTCTGCGCAGGACATGACCCTGAAACCAAAACCTTCGCGTTTTCCTCCGAAACCGCCAGTTTAGATATGAACAGTTTTGTGCGTGATTTTGAATTAAACCCCGGTGAATTTGTTTTAGCCACCAAAGACGGCTTTAAACGCAGCCAACTCATCAAGAATCCCCGCCCCGCCTTCTGCGCCTTTGAATATGCTTACTTTGCTAGGCCCGACTCGATTTTCGACGGCAAATACGTCTATGAAGTCCGCGAGGAATATGGCCGTAACATTGTGCGGGAGAACCCCGATATCGTTGCGGAGGGCGACATCATTATGTCGGTGCCTGAAACCGGCGATGACTCCGCGATGGGTGTCCATGAAGAGTCAGGTCTACGCTGGGAACGTGCCTCGCGTCGACACCGCTACGTGACTGAACGCGCGTTTATCCTGCTTAACATGGAACGTTACTCGACCATCGACAAGAAAATCAACATTTTAGGCGCCAAAGTCAAGGACAAAAACGTCATCATAACCGAGGACAGCATCGTCCGAGGCGACACAACCAAAGTCATCATCGAAAAGATGCGCAGGGCAGGCGCCAAGAAAGTTTATGTCTTCGTGACTTTCCCCCGTATCATCGGTCCATGCTTCTACGGCATCGACATGTCCAGCTACGGCCAACTCGTAGGCAGCCGCCACAACGCAGCGGAAATCGCCAAAATCATCGGCGCCGACGGCGTATGCTACCAATCTCTCGATGGCTTAATCCGGGCTTCGGGGCACACGGAAAACGAGCTTTGCTTAGCCTGCATCACCGGCAAGTATCCCACGCCTTGCGCCCAGAAAATGGCGGATGCCATGAAAAAACGTTTCATGGAAGGCTACGAGGAGAAAGGCCGCATCTACGAGAGTGAAGATGTCCAGCCGTAA